Within the Magnetococcus sp. PR-3 genome, the region TTCTTTTTCCATAGCGCATCGGTTTGAACGCCATAAATGTTTAAACATCTAGGGAACAGATCACTCCAATATCGCCACAGATAGACTGTTTTGATGGTTGAGTAGGCCGTGTCCACCGCCGCTGAAGGCTTTTGTCACACCAGCAAACGATCAAGGTTTTGTGATATCGATGGTACCCACGTGCAACCGATAACGCCGCCCTGAAAAGAGGGGGGGGTGTGTATCGCTAGGTGATCATTGTTCTGGGAGGTGAGCAGGACGATGAGGGACCCGTATGCCCTGCCATAGATCGAACGCCAGATCTATGAAAAGAGAGGAGTGTAAGAGGGCTTGGCTGGAACAGGGGATTACAGCTGTTCAATCACCTCTAACAGTCGGGCTTTACCCACTGGTTTACTGAGGTGCAGTGTACACCCAGCCTGCTGCGTCTGTTCCATATCGGCTTTCATGGCATGGGCGGTCAGTGCAATAATGGGGATCGGTTGTTTATGATGTTCTTTCTCCCAATTACGGATGGTACGGATGGCGGTGACCCCATCCATAACCGGCATTTGAATATCCATAAGAACCAGGTCAAAACTCTCTTCTTTGAATTTATTCACAGCCTGGGCACCATTTTCCACCATCACCAGTGTATGGCCTGTTTTGGCAAGAAATGCTTGAATTAAAAATCGGTTATCTTCGGCATCATCCGCCAAGAGTATATGCCGGATCTGACCGGCATGTTCATGGGGTTGATGTGCCGGTTTCTGCCGTTTTTTGGTGCTTGGTAGTTGTAGATTAAAAAAGAAACGGCTGCCTTGTCCAAGCTCACTCTCTAGGCGGATGTTACTCTCCATACCTTGGATAAGCCGTTGGCAGATGGTTAAACCTAGACCGGTACCACCGTACTGACGGGTTGCGCTTGAGTCAGCTTGGGTAAAGGGTTCAAAAATACGTTGTTGGTTTTTAGGGTCAATACCCACACCGGTATCCGAGACCGCAAAAAAGAAATGATCATGATCTCTTTGTTCAATGCTTAGTGTTACCCCGCCTACCGCAGTAAATTTAATAGCATTGTCCAAGAGGTTGATGAGAATCTGGCGTAGACGCTGTCCATCGGCCAATACAGCTTCTGGCAGGTGATTGTCTAAGGTCAGCTCCAGCTCAATACCCCGAGTTTTGGCAAGGTCGGACATCATGTCATAGACCTCGTTCGCCAGCTCTTTTAGGTCAACCGCTTGTTTCTCTAGTGCGAGCTCACCGGCTTCAATCTTGGAGAGATCCAAAACACTGTTAATCAGGGCCATCAAGCCAATACCTGCGCGTTTTAAGGTGGTCAGGTAACGCTGCTGTTGATGGCTGAGGTTGCTCTCTTCC harbors:
- a CDS encoding ATP-binding protein yields the protein MTTIPFTKQLSFKLARVGVILAFVLGLILSGIQVYRDYQVEEHALDAHIQRILDVAMHPATRAVHILNADLAQEVVQGLLEYDFIQAATILDDLQMVLATQQRKGQQASPHRWLSRSFSGGLTKYRIPLNPVHTPLEKPGTLTVTVDRDIALVDFVDRAQFIIIGGILRNLLLVLLLFSTYHIILTRPLNQLAQAVGTMNPKRPKPLPIDPSHAEDELGLLTHTTNHYLANSRDHWNAQESLAENLQRAKEDAESASLSKTEFLTTMSHEIRTPMNAIIGMGDLLEESNLSHQQQRYLTTLKRAGIGLMALINSVLDLSKIEAGELALEKQAVDLKELANEVYDMMSDLAKTRGIELELTLDNHLPEAVLADGQRLRQILINLLDNAIKFTAVGGVTLSIEQRDHDHFFFAVSDTGVGIDPKNQQRIFEPFTQADSSATRQYGGTGLGLTICQRLIQGMESNIRLESELGQGSRFFFNLQLPSTKKRQKPAHQPHEHAGQIRHILLADDAEDNRFLIQAFLAKTGHTLVMVENGAQAVNKFKEESFDLVLMDIQMPVMDGVTAIRTIRNWEKEHHKQPIPIIALTAHAMKADMEQTQQAGCTLHLSKPVGKARLLEVIEQL